One Mya arenaria isolate MELC-2E11 chromosome 7, ASM2691426v1 genomic window carries:
- the LOC128241836 gene encoding uncharacterized protein LOC128241836 isoform X1: MRTNVYFIFEIVFFFRNVSGICNKVGPTKPRSGNKDVCLRGFEYFTFKSPKLEICEVQCLSNKLCKSVNFHETKKICALNNESERTVGRHNFQICPGAINVDVMEMEGMQGYLGKCMNHNCPTETVCVPAQSGTKTRYSCLKQDSCKNAKFCPVPSDADMYLQPSNIVEPICNGITIIDGGPVTLKSPDKDGDGYYDNLVDCVWKSEVSSGHIKITTQAFKLEWKIDCGYDWLTIRDNGTEHGPFCGTTIMSELTSISLDLEVVFRTDINSVSTGFSFTVENV, from the exons ATGCGTACAAAcgtctattttatttttgaaatagtgTTTTTCTTTAGAAATGTTAGTGGGATTTGTAACAAAGTAGGGCCTACAAAACCGCGCTCTGGAAATAAAGACGTGTGTCTACGTGGGTTTGAGTATTTTACTTTCAAATCACCTAAGCTAGAAATATGCGAAGTTCAATGTCTGAGCAACAAATTATGCAAGTCGGTAAACTTTCACGAGACAAAGAAAATATGTGCGCTAAACAACGAATCGGAGCGTACAGTTGGTCGGCACAACTTCCAAATATGTCCAGGTGCAATCAATGTCGACGTAATGGAGATGGAAGGAATGCAG GGGTACTTGGGCAAGTGTATGAATCATAACTGCCCCACAGAGACCGTTTGTGTGCCGGCACAAAGTGGAACCAAGACACGATACTCCTGTCTAAAACAAGATAGTTGCAAAAATGCCAAGTTCTGCCCTGTACCATCTGATGCAGATATGT ATTTACAACCAAGTAACATAGTAGAACCGATTTGCAATGGTATAACAATTATCGATGGTGGTCCAGTAACGCTGAAGTCACCGGATAAAGATGGCGATGGTTACTATGACAACTTGGTCGATTGCGTGTGGAAGTCCGAGGTCTCTTCTGGCCATATCAAGATCACAACGCAAGCTTTTAAATTAGAATGGAAAATCGACTGTGGTTACGATTGGCTTACG ATACGTGATAACGGGACCGAACATGGACCCTTCTGTGGAACTACGATAATGTCAGAGCTCACCAGTATTTCCTTGGATTTGGAAGTGGTCTTCCGCACAGACATCAATTCTGTAAGCACAGGGTTTTCATTTACTGTTGAAAATGTTTAG
- the LOC128241836 gene encoding tolloid-like protein 2 isoform X2, with product MGYLGKCMNHNCPTETVCVPAQSGTKTRYSCLKQDSCKNAKFCPVPSDADMYLQPSNIVEPICNGITIIDGGPVTLKSPDKDGDGYYDNLVDCVWKSEVSSGHIKITTQAFKLEWKIDCGYDWLTIRDNGTEHGPFCGTTIMSELTSISLDLEVVFRTDINSVSTGFSFTVENV from the exons GGGTACTTGGGCAAGTGTATGAATCATAACTGCCCCACAGAGACCGTTTGTGTGCCGGCACAAAGTGGAACCAAGACACGATACTCCTGTCTAAAACAAGATAGTTGCAAAAATGCCAAGTTCTGCCCTGTACCATCTGATGCAGATATGT ATTTACAACCAAGTAACATAGTAGAACCGATTTGCAATGGTATAACAATTATCGATGGTGGTCCAGTAACGCTGAAGTCACCGGATAAAGATGGCGATGGTTACTATGACAACTTGGTCGATTGCGTGTGGAAGTCCGAGGTCTCTTCTGGCCATATCAAGATCACAACGCAAGCTTTTAAATTAGAATGGAAAATCGACTGTGGTTACGATTGGCTTACG ATACGTGATAACGGGACCGAACATGGACCCTTCTGTGGAACTACGATAATGTCAGAGCTCACCAGTATTTCCTTGGATTTGGAAGTGGTCTTCCGCACAGACATCAATTCTGTAAGCACAGGGTTTTCATTTACTGTTGAAAATGTTTAG